Proteins from one Halanaerobiaceae bacterium ANBcell28 genomic window:
- a CDS encoding LptA/OstA family protein: MILIKPFKKNIENWNNRALIYFFILLFIILAFNTSFNVLAETEEGVLRANIISYSIMDGFNVFLGEENAVLISKANDIRLEANLLQYNLDTEDFLAENEVFFKSNDFDLFAGKVNGNLSKRNFEASSNILFKSDDLKIESYLVTYQEEDGILNFSGEVSLIHNEIEAKADKLIYNEIEEKVYLKGNVEGTVLFEQGYWDLSGGLLEINLADGTWSISTNPQISFRE, translated from the coding sequence GTGATTCTAATTAAACCGTTTAAGAAAAATATTGAAAATTGGAATAATAGAGCACTTATATATTTTTTTATTTTATTATTTATTATTTTGGCTTTTAATACTTCGTTTAATGTTTTAGCAGAAACAGAGGAAGGTGTATTGAGAGCTAATATTATTTCTTATAGTATTATGGATGGTTTTAATGTATTCCTTGGTGAAGAAAATGCTGTACTGATATCTAAAGCAAACGATATACGTCTTGAAGCTAATCTGCTGCAATATAATTTAGATACAGAAGATTTTTTAGCAGAAAATGAAGTTTTCTTTAAAAGTAATGATTTTGATTTATTTGCTGGAAAAGTAAATGGTAACTTAAGCAAGAGAAATTTTGAGGCTAGTTCTAATATTTTGTTTAAATCTGATGATTTGAAGATAGAATCATATCTTGTCACTTACCAAGAAGAAGACGGTATACTTAATTTTTCTGGAGAGGTATCACTTATTCATAATGAAATAGAGGCAAAGGCAGATAAGCTGATATATAATGAAATTGAAGAGAAAGTTTACTTAAAGGGTAATGTTGAAGGGACTGTATTATTTGAACAGGGTTATTGGGACTTGTCTGGTGGATTGCTGGAAATTAATTTAGCAGATGGAACATGGAGTATATCAACAAATCCACAAATTTCTTTTCGGGAATAG
- a CDS encoding S-layer homology domain-containing protein, with translation MKKIFIALVLVLVLTASTFAGAMSDVPSNHWAYEAVNTLVAAGLIQGYPDGTFQGQNNLTRYEISVMLARLLENIEDERAELLAEVGQNIDFAISRSDLSLSENQAVQVESIVRALLAENMPEVPEAEVTEEDIANVLAAIEDLAIEFETELKSQGIAVEVLVEEIKSLDSRVAALEAVEEPAVSFSGEWKVDFVNYVYDTDMWENPFNINSDDKDDDRFNVADNIFQHVLDINVNVETDILNADLNLTASVNGFGPFDNADGFEFDSLEGVIEGNDFKATIKEGQNEGFRPYLYDGPFDDDGHEWDGVYVESAVGDYIISATEDDFAIASSNEMLGFDVYYAYRNLFGVEDDEYNYPEGDNLVGLKRVFNMAGFDITPEFAMSNLESDERLLTVAVDGAVGPVNTSFNFADITHEFTPINAETFGWKKGFDVSADMQLINRLDLGFAFESYNYTDFDVEYADEHDNAHTEFTAGIEEDNAFSPVGFTTFADFAYKTYNDIDEATSIAWNATTKRAFGPLALTGMLEWEDTTQEYADKAACDDVSFKEEEFIKKLELRFDAITNITMGADYEFNTENDMTTHKYFADFAANAFAAGAEINLDTSAEGEDENNEVELYASYNADRDEAISFLAVDLKPYAAYRTWLEEDVTNIELGVEASKAITARATLSAGYDWASIEKDVTDGDHEVISYGDELGFGVFTKQWVRGTYDITDDVEAYTEFMRLELNTNDVDELDGKADKITAGVSVAF, from the coding sequence ATGAAGAAAATTTTTATTGCGTTAGTACTTGTATTAGTATTAACTGCTTCAACTTTTGCTGGTGCAATGTCTGACGTACCAAGTAATCATTGGGCTTATGAAGCTGTTAATACATTGGTAGCTGCTGGGTTAATCCAAGGTTATCCAGATGGAACATTCCAAGGACAAAATAATTTAACTCGTTATGAAATTTCTGTAATGCTTGCTCGTTTGTTAGAAAATATTGAAGATGAACGTGCAGAATTATTAGCGGAAGTTGGTCAAAATATTGATTTTGCTATTTCTAGATCAGATTTAAGTCTTAGCGAGAATCAAGCAGTTCAAGTTGAGTCTATTGTAAGAGCTTTATTAGCAGAAAATATGCCTGAAGTTCCTGAGGCAGAGGTAACTGAAGAAGATATAGCTAATGTTTTAGCTGCAATTGAAGACTTAGCTATCGAGTTTGAGACTGAATTAAAATCTCAAGGTATTGCAGTTGAAGTTTTGGTTGAAGAAATCAAAAGCTTAGATAGTAGAGTTGCTGCTCTTGAAGCTGTAGAAGAACCAGCTGTTTCTTTCAGCGGAGAGTGGAAAGTGGACTTTGTTAATTATGTTTATGATACTGATATGTGGGAAAATCCTTTTAACATTAATTCTGACGATAAAGATGATGACAGATTTAATGTTGCAGATAATATTTTTCAACATGTATTAGACATAAATGTAAATGTAGAAACAGATATTTTGAATGCAGATCTTAATTTAACTGCTTCAGTTAATGGTTTTGGACCATTTGACAATGCAGATGGATTCGAATTTGATTCCTTAGAAGGTGTTATTGAAGGTAATGACTTTAAAGCTACTATTAAGGAAGGCCAAAACGAAGGATTTAGACCATATCTATATGATGGACCATTTGATGATGATGGCCACGAGTGGGATGGTGTTTATGTGGAGTCTGCTGTTGGTGATTATATAATAAGTGCAACAGAAGACGACTTCGCAATTGCTAGTAGTAATGAGATGCTTGGATTCGATGTTTATTATGCTTACAGAAACTTATTTGGTGTAGAAGATGACGAATACAATTATCCAGAAGGTGATAACCTAGTCGGTCTTAAAAGAGTATTTAATATGGCTGGTTTTGATATAACTCCTGAATTTGCTATGAGTAATCTTGAATCAGATGAAAGATTATTAACAGTTGCTGTTGACGGAGCTGTAGGACCAGTAAATACAAGTTTCAATTTTGCTGATATTACTCATGAGTTTACACCTATTAATGCAGAAACTTTTGGCTGGAAAAAAGGTTTTGACGTTTCAGCAGACATGCAATTAATCAATAGGTTAGACTTAGGATTTGCTTTTGAAAGTTATAACTATACTGATTTTGATGTAGAGTATGCAGATGAGCATGATAATGCTCATACAGAATTTACGGCTGGAATTGAAGAAGATAACGCATTTAGCCCAGTAGGTTTTACTACTTTTGCTGATTTTGCTTATAAAACATATAATGACATTGATGAGGCAACAAGTATTGCATGGAATGCAACTACTAAGAGAGCTTTCGGTCCATTAGCTTTGACTGGAATGCTAGAATGGGAAGATACAACACAAGAATATGCAGATAAAGCTGCTTGTGATGACGTTAGTTTTAAAGAAGAAGAATTTATTAAGAAATTAGAGTTAAGATTTGACGCTATTACAAATATCACTATGGGTGCCGATTATGAATTCAATACAGAAAACGATATGACTACTCATAAGTATTTTGCAGATTTCGCGGCAAACGCGTTTGCTGCAGGTGCAGAAATTAATCTTGACACTAGTGCTGAAGGTGAAGATGAAAATAATGAAGTAGAATTATATGCAAGTTATAACGCTGATAGAGATGAAGCGATTAGCTTCTTAGCTGTAGATCTTAAACCTTATGCTGCATATAGAACTTGGTTAGAAGAAGATGTAACTAATATTGAATTAGGTGTTGAAGCATCTAAAGCAATTACTGCTAGAGCTACATTATCTGCTGGTTATGATTGGGCTAGCATCGAAAAAGATGTTACTGATGGTGATCATGAGGTAATTAGCTATGGAGATGAATTAGGCTTTGGTGTTTTCACTAAGCAATGGGTTAGAGGAACATATGATATTACTGATGATGTAGAGGCATATACAGAATTTATGCGTTTAGAACTTAATACAAACGATGTTGACGAATTAGATGGTAAGGCTGACAAAATTACTGCTGGTGTAAGTGTTGCATTTTAA
- a CDS encoding DUF3084 domain-containing protein — protein MYGVLLILIVVVISGIIAYLGDQIGMKVGKKRISVFGLRPKHTSILITVLTGVLIASLTITTILATNNGVRQAIFNIQEVLSTLNNLRTELDDVNQQLLLKDDELTLMHDNIAARELELDFLQEIKDDLANENDILEGQKDELEFELGKLNNELQTAQANIDELQTTKDHLEAQLTELNQLVNNLSYERKELEEEIEQLNLLTRNLSNIALNSYLKDLVYHKGEIIYLDVIKNGSIQEVRDSVHDFIMKANKEVLKQPVLVLDQEAELAINLRNPSEDIMALVANIVQSDRERFIVSMTSDVYVSENNPVYAKLHLNESYIVFEENQMITKGVVDANSTPLELELELRTLLDEVNKIAVRNGILTNEDGFIDTIEFIMFYQIMTDIQAMDGDVEVRVIANEAIWREDGWNREFAQKISFEVEKVGEIHE, from the coding sequence ATGTATGGTGTTTTATTAATATTAATTGTTGTTGTTATTAGTGGTATCATAGCTTATCTAGGTGATCAAATAGGAATGAAAGTGGGTAAAAAAAGGATATCAGTGTTTGGTCTGCGCCCAAAACATACTTCCATATTAATTACTGTTTTGACAGGAGTATTAATTGCATCACTTACTATTACAACTATATTAGCTACTAATAATGGTGTGAGACAGGCAATTTTTAATATTCAGGAAGTATTATCTACGTTAAATAACTTAAGAACAGAATTGGATGATGTAAATCAACAATTATTACTAAAGGATGATGAGCTAACTCTAATGCATGATAATATAGCAGCAAGAGAATTAGAATTAGATTTTTTACAAGAAATAAAGGATGACTTAGCCAATGAGAATGACATTTTAGAAGGACAAAAAGATGAGCTAGAATTTGAATTAGGCAAATTGAATAATGAACTACAAACAGCCCAAGCAAATATTGATGAACTTCAGACCACTAAAGATCATTTGGAAGCTCAGTTGACTGAATTAAATCAGCTTGTAAATAACCTTAGTTATGAACGAAAAGAGTTGGAAGAAGAAATTGAACAATTAAATCTACTTACCAGAAATTTGAGTAATATAGCTTTGAATTCTTATTTAAAAGACTTAGTTTATCATAAGGGAGAAATCATATACCTTGATGTAATTAAAAATGGAAGTATTCAAGAGGTTAGAGATAGTGTTCATGATTTTATTATGAAGGCAAATAAAGAGGTATTAAAGCAACCAGTTCTTGTATTAGATCAAGAAGCTGAATTAGCTATTAATCTAAGAAATCCTAGTGAAGATATAATGGCATTGGTTGCTAATATTGTTCAATCTGATAGAGAAAGGTTTATTGTTAGTATGACTTCAGATGTTTATGTTTCAGAAAATAACCCTGTTTATGCTAAATTACATTTAAATGAGAGCTATATAGTTTTTGAAGAAAATCAGATGATAACTAAAGGAGTTGTAGATGCTAATAGTACACCTTTAGAACTGGAACTAGAGTTAAGAACACTGTTAGATGAGGTTAATAAAATTGCTGTAAGAAATGGAATATTAACAAATGAGGATGGTTTTATTGATACTATAGAGTTCATTATGTTTTACCAGATCATGACAGATATACAGGCAATGGACGGAGATGTTGAAGTAAGAGTAATAGCCAATGAAGCTATTTGGCGTGAAGATGGCTGGAATCGTGAGTTTGCTCAAAAAATAAGCTTTGAGGTTGAAAAAGTTGGTGAAATTCATGAATGA
- the lpxB gene encoding lipid-A-disaccharide synthase produces MTKIMVAAGEVSGDMHAARVIKEINKIKSDLDFYGMGSDFLQEAGVRILLDPMDISSIGFFEPLKNIQNHLKNLKKMKKSLDKEKPDIVFLVDNSGFNMLLAKAAYKRKIPVINYFSPSAWIWGKWRAKRMAKYRATIASVFPMEEKVYREAGANVVFVGHPLLDIVDIQESKEDIYKDLELDPLRTVIALMPGSRNQEIESLLPIMLETAERIQGERKECQFVLPLARGISKERVAKMAAKHRLYIKLVTDKTYQLMKVADLAITASGTATLEAAIIGTPMITVYRINPATYFLAKRLVKLQYISLPNIIADRKIVPELIQDSVNTDQIYANAMSLLNKPYKLKHIRDELKYVKEKLGSGGAVKRTAELILAKAINN; encoded by the coding sequence TTGACAAAAATAATGGTTGCAGCTGGAGAAGTTTCTGGAGATATGCATGCTGCACGTGTTATCAAGGAAATAAATAAAATTAAATCAGATCTTGATTTTTATGGAATGGGCTCTGATTTTTTACAAGAGGCTGGTGTTAGAATCCTTCTTGATCCTATGGATATAAGTTCTATTGGTTTTTTTGAACCTTTAAAAAACATACAAAATCATCTTAAAAACCTTAAGAAAATGAAAAAATCTCTTGATAAAGAAAAACCGGATATTGTTTTTTTGGTTGATAATTCGGGATTTAACATGTTATTAGCTAAAGCCGCCTATAAAAGGAAGATCCCGGTTATAAACTATTTTAGTCCATCGGCCTGGATTTGGGGTAAGTGGCGGGCTAAACGTATGGCTAAATATCGTGCTACAATTGCGTCGGTTTTTCCTATGGAAGAAAAGGTCTATAGGGAGGCGGGAGCCAATGTAGTCTTTGTTGGTCATCCTTTACTTGATATAGTAGATATTCAGGAAAGTAAAGAAGATATCTACAAAGACCTTGAACTGGATCCTTTGAGGACAGTAATAGCTTTAATGCCTGGTAGTAGAAATCAAGAGATTGAGAGTTTATTGCCGATTATGTTGGAAACTGCTGAAAGAATACAAGGTGAAAGAAAAGAATGTCAATTTGTTTTGCCATTGGCAAGGGGCATAAGTAAAGAGCGGGTAGCAAAAATGGCTGCTAAGCATCGGCTTTATATTAAGTTGGTAACAGATAAAACTTATCAGCTAATGAAAGTTGCTGATTTAGCTATTACAGCTTCAGGAACTGCAACTTTAGAAGCGGCTATTATAGGTACACCTATGATAACCGTTTATCGCATAAATCCAGCTACCTACTTTTTAGCCAAAAGATTAGTTAAATTGCAGTATATTTCTTTACCTAATATCATTGCAGATAGAAAGATAGTACCTGAGCTTATTCAAGACTCTGTTAATACTGATCAAATTTATGCTAATGCAATGTCATTACTAAATAAACCTTATAAACTAAAACACATAAGAGATGAATTGAAATATGTTAAAGAAAAGCTTGGTTCAGGAGGAGCAGTTAAGAGAACTGCAGAGTTGATTTTGGCAAAGGCAATAAATAATTGA
- the lptC gene encoding LPS export ABC transporter periplasmic protein LptC, translating to MRDKKTLLLSFGLIIVIVGIFSSLFFYDNQTYLEESHIENDIDYMIPDNLFKDVELLFFNEDASIAWYIESAELKNYTKESFLELMDIEISVLDLIENDINKSYDFILASKVDSARKIYDLIAYDSRYDINEGRLELYGPIKIARDDLVFETSYISMQDGENLFYAKGGVSIQSTDFLLTGEKIEADLALNNITISGNEEEQVYLTW from the coding sequence TTGAGAGATAAAAAAACATTATTATTAAGCTTTGGACTTATTATTGTAATAGTAGGCATTTTTTCAAGCTTATTTTTTTATGATAATCAAACTTATCTTGAAGAATCTCATATAGAAAATGATATAGATTATATGATACCTGATAATCTTTTTAAAGACGTAGAGTTATTATTTTTCAATGAAGATGCTTCAATAGCCTGGTATATAGAATCAGCTGAGCTAAAAAATTATACTAAGGAAAGTTTCTTAGAATTAATGGACATTGAAATTTCTGTATTAGATTTAATTGAAAATGATATAAATAAAAGTTATGATTTTATTTTAGCTAGTAAAGTTGATAGTGCAAGAAAGATTTATGATCTTATTGCCTATGATTCTAGATATGACATAAATGAAGGAAGACTTGAATTATATGGCCCTATTAAAATTGCAAGAGATGATCTTGTATTTGAAACTTCTTATATATCAATGCAAGATGGGGAAAATCTTTTCTATGCAAAAGGTGGAGTAAGTATACAATCTACAGACTTCCTTTTGACTGGTGAAAAAATAGAAGCAGACTTAGCTTTGAATAATATAACTATTAGTGGCAATGAGGAAGAGCAAGTATATTTGACATGGTAG
- a CDS encoding LptF/LptG family permease translates to MKIIYKYIFKELLIPVIFGAAAFTGIFVGTDLLFKLIDYYTSYGVNILTLLQLFFLNLPAIVIFTLPMATLLGTIMAFGRLSGDSEITALRAGGISIYKIVAPAIITGLIMTFITIGVHEYLVPRANNISEEIVWEFRHGQRRPNTQSNLLLPNTDSRGRPDFFLYTRRFDGDTGEMLDVIFQDYEDGRPIQLIEAEKAIWREDGGWQFIDGRIIYLTVGERIPAITFAEYTQAPLDFRPAQISQLAKSISDMNYSELRERIELERQQGKSVNKELIELYHRISIPFANVIFALLAAVLGIQPQRSGGSATGMGISLAVIFVYYTIMTIGSALGEQGTISPFLGAWVQNFVFMIVGFVLLYRVAK, encoded by the coding sequence ATGAAGATTATATATAAATATATATTTAAAGAACTTTTAATTCCTGTGATATTTGGAGCTGCTGCTTTTACAGGAATCTTTGTTGGAACTGATTTGTTGTTTAAACTTATTGATTATTATACTTCCTATGGTGTTAATATTTTAACGTTATTACAATTGTTTTTTCTAAACCTTCCTGCAATTGTAATCTTCACTTTACCAATGGCCACTTTATTAGGTACTATTATGGCTTTTGGTAGACTTTCTGGTGATAGTGAAATTACAGCTTTAAGGGCTGGTGGTATTAGTATTTATAAAATAGTGGCCCCTGCAATTATAACAGGCTTAATAATGACTTTCATAACTATAGGTGTTCATGAATATCTTGTACCAAGGGCTAATAATATAAGTGAAGAAATTGTCTGGGAATTTCGACATGGGCAGAGGAGACCAAATACTCAATCTAATTTATTGTTACCCAATACAGATAGTCGAGGTAGGCCAGATTTCTTTCTTTATACAAGACGTTTTGATGGGGATACTGGTGAGATGCTAGATGTTATATTTCAAGATTATGAGGATGGTAGACCTATACAACTGATAGAGGCAGAAAAAGCTATTTGGAGAGAAGATGGAGGCTGGCAGTTTATTGATGGACGCATAATATACCTAACTGTAGGTGAAAGAATACCGGCAATAACGTTTGCTGAATATACACAAGCTCCGTTAGATTTTCGTCCAGCTCAGATATCTCAATTAGCTAAAAGCATATCAGATATGAATTATAGTGAACTAAGAGAGCGTATTGAACTTGAAAGGCAGCAAGGGAAAAGTGTTAATAAGGAGTTAATAGAACTTTATCATCGAATATCGATTCCTTTTGCGAATGTGATTTTTGCTTTGCTGGCAGCTGTTTTAGGAATACAACCACAACGATCAGGTGGATCTGCAACTGGTATGGGTATTAGTCTTGCAGTTATTTTTGTTTATTATACAATTATGACTATAGGTAGTGCTTTAGGTGAACAGGGAACAATTTCACCCTTCTTAGGTGCCTGGGTACAGAATTTTGTTTTTATGATAGTTGGTTTTGTTTTATTATATAGGGTGGCAAAGTGA
- the lptB gene encoding LPS export ABC transporter ATP-binding protein: protein MTIVAKNLVKIYNKQRVVDEVDLSVERGEVVGLLGPNGAGKTTTFYMVVGLVKPAQGEIFLDDENITDLAVFQRARKGVGYLSQEPSVFRKMTVADNILSILQAQKLSKDECKEKLESLLEEFHISHLRDRKGFQLSGGERRRVEIARSLTTEPSFILLDEPFAGVDPIAVNDIQNIINYLKEERGLGVLITDHSVRETLTITDRAYIMHEGKILLSGSSDEVANDKMARKFYLGERFSM, encoded by the coding sequence ATGACTATAGTAGCTAAAAATTTAGTGAAGATTTATAATAAACAGCGTGTAGTTGATGAAGTAGATTTGAGTGTAGAACGGGGAGAAGTAGTTGGCTTATTAGGACCTAATGGAGCTGGGAAAACCACAACTTTTTATATGGTTGTTGGTTTAGTAAAACCTGCACAAGGGGAAATTTTTTTAGATGATGAAAATATTACGGATTTGGCAGTTTTTCAGAGGGCGCGAAAAGGAGTTGGATATTTATCTCAGGAACCTTCAGTTTTTCGAAAAATGACTGTTGCTGATAATATTTTGTCTATTTTACAGGCTCAGAAACTAAGCAAAGATGAATGTAAAGAGAAATTGGAGTCTTTGTTGGAGGAATTTCACATATCACACTTAAGAGATCGTAAAGGCTTTCAGCTATCGGGTGGTGAAAGACGTAGGGTAGAAATCGCCCGTTCTCTAACAACAGAACCTTCTTTTATTCTTCTTGATGAACCATTTGCTGGAGTGGATCCCATAGCAGTTAATGATATCCAGAATATAATTAATTATTTAAAAGAAGAAAGAGGCTTAGGAGTTTTGATAACAGATCATAGTGTAAGAGAAACGCTTACTATAACTGATAGAGCTTATATTATGCATGAAGGTAAAATTCTATTGAGCGGTAGTTCTGATGAGGTTGCTAATGATAAAATGGCAAGGAAGTTCTATCTTGGGGAAAGATTTTCGATGTAG
- a CDS encoding pre-16S rRNA-processing nuclease YqgF translates to MNENELNNPKKNRELKKSKDNEKSKSLEENLVLAIDPGRDKCGLAIINQKKDVLYKNIIKTELISSYLKDLNNKHNIDIVILGNGTYSRKISQEVNSHMDCPFRLIDEAYTTIEAERRYREENYRGWCRFFNFIKWKPSRSVDDYVAIILAERFLEE, encoded by the coding sequence ATGAATGAGAATGAACTTAATAATCCGAAGAAAAATCGAGAGCTAAAAAAAAGTAAAGATAATGAAAAGAGCAAATCTTTAGAAGAAAACCTAGTTTTGGCTATAGATCCAGGAAGAGATAAGTGTGGACTAGCAATTATAAATCAAAAAAAGGATGTATTGTACAAAAATATTATAAAGACTGAATTAATTTCGTCATATTTAAAAGATTTAAATAATAAACATAATATTGATATAGTTATTTTAGGAAACGGAACTTATTCTCGTAAGATTAGTCAGGAAGTAAATTCTCACATGGATTGCCCTTTTCGTTTAATTGATGAAGCCTACACAACTATTGAGGCGGAGCGCAGATACAGGGAAGAGAATTACAGAGGGTGGTGCCGTTTTTTTAATTTTATTAAATGGAAACCATCCAGGTCAGTTGATGACTATGTTGCTATTATACTTGCGGAAAGGTTTTTGGAAGAGTAA
- the lpxI gene encoding UDP-2,3-diacylglucosamine diphosphatase LpxI (LpxI, functionally equivalent to LpxH, replaces it in LPS biosynthesis in a minority of bacteria.), which produces MSHIGLIAGKGNLPIVWAKAAQEKGVKVIAYQLIEAADQSLDAYVDQVKKVSVGQLDKLIKTLLKDQVEQVVMIGKVEKSLLYQGLQIDDRFKMLIARLDKHSSDAITIAIMNEFEKEGIELLEQSIYLNDLLATEGILTSGGELASELLQDLKYALKIACDLARLEIGQTVIVKGRDVIAVEGIEGTDKTIQRAAKYVGSGIVMAKASEPQQDSRFDIPTVGFLTLENLIDANAKALVLEADSTFIIDKKNFIKKAEEHNIIVCALRSEDL; this is translated from the coding sequence TTGTCACATATAGGCCTGATTGCTGGGAAAGGAAATTTGCCAATTGTTTGGGCTAAAGCTGCACAAGAGAAGGGTGTTAAAGTTATAGCATATCAACTAATAGAGGCTGCAGACCAATCCTTAGATGCTTATGTTGATCAAGTAAAAAAAGTAAGTGTTGGTCAATTAGACAAGTTAATAAAAACATTACTTAAAGATCAAGTTGAACAGGTAGTTATGATAGGAAAAGTAGAAAAATCCCTTTTGTATCAAGGCTTGCAAATTGACGATAGGTTTAAAATGTTGATAGCTAGATTAGACAAGCATAGTTCAGATGCAATTACTATTGCAATAATGAATGAATTTGAAAAAGAAGGTATAGAGTTATTGGAACAAAGTATATATTTAAATGATTTATTGGCTACAGAAGGAATCTTAACTAGTGGTGGAGAACTTGCTTCGGAGCTCTTGCAAGATCTAAAATACGCTTTAAAGATCGCTTGTGACTTAGCTAGACTTGAGATTGGACAAACTGTAATCGTAAAAGGTAGAGACGTAATAGCTGTTGAGGGTATAGAAGGTACAGATAAGACTATTCAAAGAGCTGCCAAATATGTTGGATCAGGTATTGTAATGGCAAAAGCTAGTGAGCCTCAACAAGATTCTCGTTTTGACATTCCTACTGTTGGTTTTCTTACTTTAGAAAATTTAATAGATGCTAATGCTAAAGCTCTCGTACTAGAGGCTGACTCAACTTTTATTATTGATAAGAAAAATTTTATAAAAAAGGCCGAAGAACATAATATTATTGTTTGCGCTTTGCGGTCAGAAGATTTGTAA